One window of the Carnobacterium maltaromaticum DSM 20342 genome contains the following:
- a CDS encoding PTS system mannose/fructose/sorbose family transporter subunit IID produces MAEKIVLTKKDRLAVAWRSTFIQGSWNYERMQNGGWAFSMIPAIKKLYSTKEDRAAALKRHLEFFNTHPYIASPILGVTLALEEERANGAPVDDVAIQGVKVGMMGPLAGVGDPVFWFTVRPMLGALGASLAMGGNILGPIIFFVAWNLIRWGFMWYTQEFGYKAGSKITDDLSGGLLQDITKGASILGMFVLAALVQRWVSIKFLPTVSEVKLDKGAYIEWGNLPGGGEGMQKAFEQVNSGMALSPIKVTTLQDNLDQLIPGLAALMLTFFCMWLLKKKVSPIVIILGLFVVGVLGHVIGLL; encoded by the coding sequence ATGGCAGAGAAAATTGTATTAACTAAAAAAGATCGTTTAGCCGTTGCATGGCGTTCAACATTTATTCAAGGTTCTTGGAACTATGAACGTATGCAAAATGGTGGTTGGGCATTTTCAATGATCCCAGCAATTAAAAAATTATATTCAACAAAAGAAGATCGTGCAGCAGCACTGAAACGTCACTTAGAGTTCTTTAATACTCACCCGTATATTGCTTCACCAATTCTAGGAGTTACTTTAGCACTTGAGGAAGAACGTGCAAATGGAGCACCAGTTGATGATGTAGCGATTCAAGGGGTTAAAGTCGGTATGATGGGTCCTTTAGCTGGTGTTGGTGATCCAGTCTTCTGGTTTACTGTTCGTCCAATGTTAGGTGCTCTAGGAGCATCATTAGCAATGGGTGGAAATATCTTAGGTCCAATCATTTTCTTCGTAGCTTGGAACTTAATTCGTTGGGGATTCATGTGGTATACACAAGAATTTGGTTATAAAGCCGGTTCTAAAATCACAGATGATCTTTCAGGTGGATTATTACAAGATATTACTAAAGGAGCATCAATCCTCGGTATGTTTGTTCTGGCAGCTTTAGTACAGCGGTGGGTATCGATTAAATTCTTGCCAACTGTTTCTGAAGTTAAGTTAGACAAAGGTGCATATATTGAATGGGGTAACCTACCTGGTGGCGGCGAAGGCATGCAAAAAGCCTTTGAACAAGTTAACTCTGGTATGGCACTTTCACCTATAAAAGTTACAACATTACAAGATAACTTAGATCAATTAATTCCTGGTCTAGCTGCTTTAATGTTAACATTCTTCTGTATGTGGTTGCTTAAGAAAAAAGTTAGCCCAATCGTTATTATCCTTGGTTTATTCGTAGTCGGTGTACTTGGCCACGTAATCGGACTTTTATAA
- a CDS encoding PTS mannose/fructose/sorbose transporter subunit IIC — protein MSIISMVLVILIAFLAGMEGILDEFQFHQPLVACTLIGLVTGNLTAGIILGGTLQMIALGWANIGAAVAPDAALASVASAIILVLGGQGEKGIPSAIAIAVPLAVAGLFLTMVVRTAAVPIVHMMDTAAEEGNFKKIEALHIFAVCLQGIRIAIPAAALLFIPAETVQSFLESMPAWLTEGMAIGGGMVVAVGYALVINMMATKEVWPFFIIGFVVAAISQLTLIALGALGLALAFIYLNLSKMGGSSNGGGGGNSGDPLGDILNDY, from the coding sequence ATGTCTATTATATCAATGGTTTTAGTAATTCTTATCGCTTTTCTAGCTGGTATGGAAGGAATTTTAGATGAATTTCAATTTCACCAACCACTAGTAGCATGTACCTTAATCGGTTTGGTAACAGGTAATTTAACGGCCGGTATTATTCTTGGTGGTACACTTCAAATGATCGCGCTTGGATGGGCAAATATCGGAGCAGCGGTAGCACCAGATGCAGCCTTGGCATCAGTAGCATCAGCAATTATTTTAGTATTAGGTGGTCAAGGTGAAAAAGGTATTCCTTCAGCAATCGCGATTGCAGTACCTCTTGCAGTAGCAGGTCTTTTCTTAACAATGGTTGTTCGTACAGCCGCTGTACCGATTGTTCACATGATGGACACGGCTGCAGAAGAAGGAAACTTCAAAAAAATCGAAGCATTACACATTTTTGCCGTATGTTTACAAGGGATTCGTATTGCGATTCCTGCAGCAGCACTTTTATTTATCCCAGCAGAAACAGTTCAATCTTTCTTAGAATCAATGCCTGCATGGTTAACTGAAGGTATGGCAATTGGTGGTGGTATGGTCGTTGCTGTTGGTTACGCATTAGTTATCAACATGATGGCAACAAAAGAAGTATGGCCATTCTTCATTATTGGTTTCGTTGTAGCAGCAATTTCTCAATTAACATTAATCGCACTTGGTGCATTAGGTCTTGCTTTAGCCTTCATCTACTTGAACCTTTCTAAAATGGGTGGTTCTTCAAATGGCGGCGGTGGCGGTAACTCCGGTGATCCGTTAGGCGATATCTTGAACGACTATTAA